A portion of the Stella humosa genome contains these proteins:
- a CDS encoding M20 family metallopeptidase, with product MSRTAVIQEIERHFDSGDFHSVLARRVAIPTESQNPDRRPVLYQYLTEEIGPALTAMGYACEVLENPVAGGPPFLIAERREDDRLPTVLTYGHGDVVRGQEEQWRKGKGPWQLDIDGERIYGRGTADNKGQHTINIAAIAAVLKLRGRLGFNSRILIDMGEEVGSPGLNEFCALHRARLASDVLIGSDGPRLQPGQPTLYMGTRGAFNFDLSIDLRDGGHHSGNWGGLLANPGIMMAHALASLTTPSGAIRVPEWRPAPMTNSVREALSGLSVDGGADGPQIDADWGEPGFSPAERVFGWNSFEVLAMRTGNPDKPVNAIPPRATAHCQIRYVVGSDPEEFLPALRRWFDTHGFPMVEIKRSRGEAAPATRLDPEHPWVVWTADSVARTLGARPALLPNLGGTLPNHAFAITLDTPTVWVPHSYASCSQHAPDEHMLAPIAREGLRMMAGIFWDLGEAATPARAAA from the coding sequence ATGTCCCGCACCGCGGTCATCCAGGAAATCGAACGCCATTTCGATTCCGGCGACTTCCATTCCGTCCTCGCCCGCCGCGTCGCCATCCCGACCGAGAGCCAGAATCCCGATCGCCGGCCGGTGCTCTACCAGTACCTGACCGAGGAGATCGGCCCGGCGCTGACCGCAATGGGATATGCCTGCGAAGTGCTGGAGAACCCCGTTGCTGGCGGCCCGCCCTTCCTGATCGCAGAGCGGCGGGAGGACGACCGCCTGCCGACGGTGCTGACCTATGGCCATGGCGACGTCGTGCGCGGCCAGGAAGAGCAGTGGCGCAAGGGCAAGGGCCCGTGGCAGCTCGACATCGACGGCGAGCGGATCTATGGCCGCGGCACCGCCGACAACAAGGGCCAGCACACCATCAACATCGCCGCCATCGCCGCCGTCCTGAAGCTGCGCGGCCGGCTCGGCTTCAATTCCCGCATCCTGATCGACATGGGCGAGGAGGTGGGATCGCCCGGCCTCAACGAATTCTGCGCGCTCCATCGCGCCCGGCTGGCGAGCGACGTGCTGATCGGCTCGGACGGGCCGCGCCTGCAGCCTGGCCAGCCGACGCTCTACATGGGCACGCGCGGCGCCTTCAACTTCGACCTGTCCATCGACCTGCGCGATGGTGGCCACCATTCGGGCAACTGGGGCGGATTGCTGGCCAATCCCGGCATCATGATGGCCCACGCGCTGGCCAGCCTGACGACGCCGTCGGGCGCGATCCGCGTGCCCGAGTGGCGTCCGGCGCCCATGACCAATTCCGTGCGCGAGGCCCTGTCCGGCCTGTCGGTCGATGGCGGCGCGGACGGGCCGCAGATCGATGCCGACTGGGGCGAGCCCGGCTTCTCGCCGGCCGAGCGGGTCTTCGGCTGGAACAGCTTCGAGGTGCTGGCGATGCGCACCGGCAACCCCGACAAGCCGGTGAATGCCATCCCGCCGCGGGCCACCGCCCATTGCCAGATCCGCTACGTCGTCGGCTCCGACCCGGAGGAGTTCCTGCCGGCGCTGCGCCGCTGGTTCGACACCCACGGCTTCCCGATGGTCGAGATCAAGCGCTCGCGCGGCGAGGCCGCACCGGCGACCCGGCTGGACCCGGAGCATCCCTGGGTGGTGTGGACGGCCGATTCCGTCGCCCGCACGCTGGGCGCGCGGCCGGCCCTGCTGCCCAACCTGGGCGGTACCCTGCCCAACCATGCTTTCGCCATCACGCTGGATACGCCGACCGTCTGGGTCCCCCACTCCTACGCCTCGTGCTCGCAGCACGCGCCGGACGAGCACATGCTGGCGCCGATCGCGCGCGAGGGCCTGCGCATGATGGCCGGCATCTTCTGGGACCTGGGCGAGGCTGCCACGCCGGCCCGGGCCGCCGCCTGA
- a CDS encoding ABC transporter permease, with amino-acid sequence MLAYALKRLLLACLVVLTVSGITFIMTNAAIDPAKAIAGANATTEDIEALRRSFGFDRPLVIQYLDWLGNALMGNFGESYRLRTSVAELLLDRLPVTMTLGGLALLFALTLSIPLGVVAALKPNSPVDRLALSMSVLGQALPTFWFALMMIILFGIILRWLPISGSGSWAHFVMPSIALGYYATPAFMRLTRAGMIEVLASDYIRTARAKGLRPATVLFKHALRNAVIPVVSLAAVQFGFMLGGSVVIETIFALHGVGFLAWESISRSDIPVVQAIVLLISLFYIVLTLLADLLNAYLDPRIRVG; translated from the coding sequence ATGCTCGCCTACGCCCTCAAGCGTCTTCTTCTCGCCTGCCTGGTGGTGCTGACCGTATCGGGCATCACCTTCATCATGACCAATGCCGCGATCGACCCGGCCAAGGCGATCGCGGGCGCCAATGCCACCACCGAGGACATCGAGGCGCTGCGCCGCAGCTTCGGTTTCGACCGCCCCCTGGTCATTCAGTACCTGGACTGGCTGGGCAACGCCCTGATGGGCAATTTCGGCGAATCCTACCGGCTGCGCACGTCGGTGGCCGAGCTGCTGCTCGACCGGCTGCCGGTCACCATGACGCTAGGCGGACTCGCGCTGCTGTTCGCCCTGACCCTGTCCATTCCGCTTGGCGTCGTCGCCGCGCTGAAGCCCAATTCCCCGGTCGACCGGCTGGCGCTCTCGATGTCGGTGCTGGGGCAGGCGCTGCCGACCTTCTGGTTCGCGCTGATGATGATCATCCTGTTCGGGATCATCCTGCGCTGGCTGCCGATCTCGGGCTCTGGCTCCTGGGCGCACTTCGTGATGCCGTCGATCGCGCTCGGCTACTACGCCACGCCCGCCTTCATGCGGCTGACGCGGGCCGGCATGATCGAGGTGCTGGCGTCGGACTATATCCGCACCGCGCGCGCCAAGGGCCTGCGGCCGGCGACGGTGCTGTTCAAGCATGCGCTGCGCAACGCGGTCATCCCGGTGGTGTCGCTGGCGGCCGTGCAGTTCGGCTTCATGCTGGGCGGCTCGGTCGTGATCGAGACCATCTTCGCGCTGCACGGCGTGGGTTTCCTTGCCTGGGAATCGATCAGCCGCTCCGACATCCCGGTGGTCCAGGCCATCGTGCTGCTGATCTCGCTGTTCTACATCGTCCTCACCTTGCTGGCGGACCTGTTGAACGCCTATCTCGACCCTCGCATCCGGGTGGGCTGA
- a CDS encoding ABC transporter ATP-binding protein, translating into MSAILEVENLRVEIPVATGNLVPVRGISFSVQRGETLCIVGESGCGKSLTSLSIMNLLPKRAKRTASRLLLGGADLQSTDERAMSDIRGNKMAMIFQEPMTSLNPAYTIGNQLEEAFLRHRKASRRDARERAVFLLEKVGISAAASRLGQYPHQLSGGLRQRVMIAMALMCGPELIIADEPTTALDVTIQAQILHLLATLQRELQMGVMLITHDLGIVARVADRVAVMYAGEIVESGTVHEVFSRPLHPYTQGLLRCIPVPGKTKRGSHLGSIPGVVPALFGEPTQCSFANRCEYASAACTAGPIPLTTLGEGRAYRCVLPVDTCIANQARAVAA; encoded by the coding sequence ATGAGTGCCATCCTCGAAGTCGAGAACCTGCGGGTCGAGATCCCGGTCGCGACCGGCAACCTCGTGCCGGTGCGCGGCATCAGCTTCAGCGTCCAGCGCGGCGAGACCTTGTGCATCGTCGGCGAATCCGGCTGCGGCAAGTCGCTGACCTCGCTGTCGATCATGAACCTGCTGCCCAAGCGGGCCAAGCGCACGGCCAGCCGGCTGCTGCTCGGCGGCGCCGACCTGCAGTCGACCGACGAGCGGGCGATGTCGGACATCCGCGGCAACAAGATGGCGATGATCTTCCAGGAGCCGATGACGAGCCTGAACCCGGCCTACACCATCGGCAATCAGCTCGAGGAAGCCTTCTTGCGGCACCGCAAGGCCTCGCGCCGGGACGCGCGCGAGCGCGCCGTGTTCCTGCTGGAGAAGGTCGGCATCAGTGCGGCCGCCAGCCGGCTGGGCCAGTATCCGCACCAGCTTTCGGGCGGGCTGCGCCAGCGGGTGATGATCGCCATGGCACTCATGTGCGGGCCCGAGCTGATCATCGCCGACGAGCCGACGACCGCGCTCGACGTCACCATCCAGGCCCAGATCCTGCACCTGCTGGCGACCCTGCAGCGCGAGTTGCAGATGGGCGTCATGCTGATCACCCACGACCTCGGCATCGTCGCCCGCGTGGCCGACCGCGTGGCCGTCATGTATGCGGGGGAGATCGTCGAGAGCGGCACCGTGCACGAGGTCTTCTCGCGCCCGCTGCACCCCTACACCCAGGGCCTGCTGCGCTGCATCCCGGTGCCGGGCAAGACCAAGCGGGGCAGTCACCTGGGCTCGATCCCGGGCGTCGTCCCGGCACTGTTCGGCGAACCCACGCAGTGCAGCTTCGCCAACCGTTGCGAATATGCCAGTGCGGCCTGCACCGCCGGGCCCATACCGCTGACGACGCTGGGCGAGGGCCGGGCCTATCGCTGCGTGTTGCCGGTCGATACCTGCATAGCCAACCAGGCCCGCGCGGTGGCGGCATGA
- a CDS encoding cupin domain-containing protein: MSADDTGAGGFEEQGFLGPLPLLSPAQCALVLRHDAAGLHPPPLDWNKGRAASDPFFARVAGLPPLLDLLRPLLGPDIVLWGASIVRRARGQVHDWHTDIETAAPDGRFVSVWIGLENTTRQSGLGLVARSHRLPRTIQEELHRRGLRRGVLDDECILAIAREIDPAAELAFPPVVDGQAIVFHGRTWHGSHNGQGGAPRSALLLQYAAADTPVRILDSTRLEWPFAFLAEPRPPVVAVCGQLDPSINRPADPLGAEAWPPLGSGVFTPNGIDPSLPPKPWQALPLFSGAAQTVACLTCHTSALAPAHSPHPPHSHLAEELLVVLDGEAELVLADSPDDPAPRRERCRPGTVAYFPAYQHATIRNVGSTPLRYAMLQWHGDPVASDTTLPVRIVQPDGDDAAGAAVRHRLLFEQPTDFLGKLHAHRTTIEPGGGYAAHADPHDIAIIVLSGRVRIVDGGETPIGAEAGAAVFFPAGAVHGMENPGAVPAVYLTFEFHAGTTEATGDLVDREWYLATNPDVAAAGIDPVDHYMQFGAAEGRKPRPPVDRPRTLDEMLFDRDWYLAQNPDVATAGLDPFDHYMGFGAGEGRHPCADYHYRLIARSGLFDGDWYRRRYPDAAAFDGDPLRHYLAVDGTQGRAAGPQFDGGAYLRAHADVRQAGLHPLLHYLRFGRAEGRSGTLPGDWNPDPDLARRVDRYRARPAQEHRRIAICTTILGDYDTLTVPDRLDPDIDHVCFADRPIDGYGVWSMRAPPWHHPDTTRMARYIKTHLPVLLAGYEAIVWVDGNVRLLGDARRHVACVVEAGWGIGLVSHPERRCIYAEAERCLELGVDDPAAVDRQMARYRELGIPEDAGLHETNFMVVRPQEPGVAEAFALWWDEIAGFSRRDQLSLGWALRRSGVRHGLLMEPGTSVRNHPDFAYLTHAESRTLQVPRFLTAAPVPA; the protein is encoded by the coding sequence TTGAGCGCCGACGATACGGGCGCCGGCGGGTTCGAGGAGCAGGGTTTCCTCGGGCCGCTGCCGCTGCTCTCACCAGCACAATGCGCGCTCGTCCTGCGCCATGACGCGGCCGGCCTGCATCCGCCGCCGCTGGACTGGAACAAGGGCCGGGCGGCCAGCGATCCGTTCTTTGCGCGCGTCGCAGGGCTGCCGCCGCTGCTCGACCTCCTGCGCCCCCTGCTGGGCCCGGACATCGTGCTCTGGGGTGCCTCGATCGTGCGCCGCGCCCGGGGCCAGGTGCATGACTGGCATACCGATATCGAGACGGCGGCCCCGGACGGCCGCTTCGTATCCGTCTGGATCGGCCTGGAGAATACCACCCGGCAGTCCGGACTGGGGCTGGTCGCCCGCTCCCACCGGCTGCCGCGGACGATCCAGGAGGAACTGCATCGCCGCGGCCTCAGGCGCGGTGTGCTGGACGACGAGTGCATCCTGGCGATCGCCCGAGAGATCGATCCCGCCGCCGAGTTGGCATTCCCGCCGGTGGTGGACGGGCAGGCGATCGTCTTCCACGGGCGGACCTGGCACGGCTCGCACAACGGCCAGGGCGGGGCACCGCGCAGCGCCCTGCTGCTGCAATACGCGGCCGCCGACACGCCCGTCCGCATCCTCGATTCGACGCGGCTGGAATGGCCGTTCGCGTTTCTCGCCGAACCCCGGCCGCCGGTCGTTGCGGTCTGCGGCCAACTCGACCCGTCCATCAACCGGCCGGCCGACCCCCTGGGTGCGGAAGCATGGCCACCGCTGGGGAGCGGCGTCTTCACTCCGAACGGAATCGACCCGTCCCTGCCGCCGAAACCGTGGCAGGCTTTGCCGCTCTTCTCCGGCGCGGCCCAGACCGTCGCCTGCCTGACCTGCCACACCTCGGCCCTGGCACCGGCCCACAGCCCGCACCCGCCGCACAGCCATCTCGCCGAGGAACTGCTGGTCGTCCTCGATGGCGAGGCCGAACTGGTGCTGGCGGATTCGCCCGACGATCCCGCCCCTCGCCGGGAGCGATGCAGGCCGGGCACCGTCGCCTACTTTCCCGCCTACCAGCACGCCACGATCCGCAATGTGGGCAGCACGCCGCTGCGATACGCGATGCTGCAATGGCACGGCGATCCGGTTGCGAGCGATACAACGCTTCCCGTCCGCATCGTCCAGCCCGATGGCGACGACGCTGCGGGCGCGGCCGTGCGGCACCGGCTGCTGTTCGAGCAGCCGACCGATTTCCTCGGCAAGCTGCATGCCCACCGCACGACCATCGAGCCGGGCGGCGGCTATGCCGCCCATGCCGACCCGCACGACATCGCCATCATCGTCCTGTCCGGCCGGGTGCGGATCGTCGACGGCGGGGAAACGCCGATCGGCGCGGAAGCCGGCGCGGCCGTCTTCTTCCCGGCCGGTGCCGTGCATGGGATGGAGAACCCGGGCGCGGTGCCCGCCGTCTATCTGACTTTCGAATTCCATGCCGGCACCACGGAGGCGACCGGCGATCTGGTCGACCGCGAATGGTACCTCGCCACGAACCCCGACGTCGCCGCCGCCGGCATCGACCCCGTCGACCATTACATGCAGTTCGGGGCAGCGGAGGGCCGCAAGCCCCGGCCGCCGGTCGATCGGCCGCGCACGCTCGACGAGATGCTGTTCGACCGCGACTGGTACCTGGCCCAGAACCCCGACGTCGCGACGGCCGGGCTCGACCCGTTCGATCACTACATGGGCTTCGGGGCGGGCGAGGGCCGACATCCCTGCGCGGACTATCACTACCGGCTGATCGCCCGGTCGGGGCTGTTCGATGGCGATTGGTATCGCCGGCGGTATCCCGACGCCGCCGCGTTCGACGGCGACCCCCTGCGGCACTATCTGGCCGTCGACGGCACACAAGGCCGGGCCGCCGGGCCGCAGTTCGACGGCGGGGCCTACCTGCGGGCCCACGCCGATGTCCGCCAGGCCGGCCTGCACCCATTGCTGCACTATCTCCGGTTCGGCCGGGCGGAGGGGCGATCGGGCACCCTTCCGGGCGACTGGAATCCGGACCCGGACCTGGCCCGGCGGGTGGACCGCTATCGCGCCCGGCCAGCGCAGGAGCACCGGCGCATCGCGATCTGCACGACGATTCTCGGCGACTACGACACGCTGACGGTGCCGGACCGGCTGGATCCCGACATCGATCATGTCTGCTTCGCCGACAGGCCGATCGACGGGTACGGGGTCTGGTCGATGCGCGCGCCGCCCTGGCACCACCCGGACACCACCCGGATGGCGCGCTACATCAAGACCCACCTGCCCGTGCTGCTGGCCGGCTATGAAGCGATCGTCTGGGTGGACGGCAATGTCCGGCTGCTGGGTGATGCGCGCCGCCATGTCGCGTGCGTCGTCGAAGCCGGGTGGGGAATCGGACTGGTGTCCCATCCGGAACGCCGCTGCATCTATGCAGAGGCCGAGCGATGCCTGGAACTCGGCGTCGATGATCCGGCGGCGGTGGATCGCCAGATGGCACGATACCGCGAGCTCGGCATTCCCGAAGACGCCGGCCTGCACGAGACGAACTTCATGGTCGTGCGGCCGCAGGAACCCGGCGTGGCCGAGGCCTTCGCGCTGTGGTGGGACGAGATCGCCGGCTTCAGCCGCCGCGACCAGCTATCCCTTGGGTGGGCCCTGCGCCGGTCGGGCGTTCGCCACGGCCTGCTGATGGAGCCGGGCACGTCGGTGCGGAACCATCCCGACTTCGCCTACCTCACCCATGCGGAAAGCCGGACGCTACAGGTGCCGCGCTTCCTGACGGCGGCACCCGTTCCCGCCTGA
- a CDS encoding alpha-hydroxy acid oxidase — translation MKLDQAINLDDLRRMAKRRLPKIAYDFIEGGVDDEDGLDRAVDAFRNWRIVPRFMVDVSKRQQKTTLFGREYASPFGIAPTGIAGLFRPGADMMLAEAAQEADIPFIMSGTATGSIEDLARVAPGHGWYQLYPARNWSISEGMVARARDAGLSTLVLTVDVPCTSNRERNVRNGFARPLKMSLRTRLEALLHPGWMMEYMRTGTPMFDNWATYAKPGASADEVADFVVAESYPPLTWADVEKLRRMWPRNLVLKGIMHPDDATRAADLGVDGIMVSNHGARQLDRSPAPLDVLPAVAEAVGDRMTVMLDGGIRRGSDALIAQCLGAKFVFMGRATLYATAAAGKPGAARAIAILKREIDLAMAQMGCPSIDRLGPDFLMWDRPEDRLRNRRV, via the coding sequence ATGAAGCTCGACCAAGCGATCAACCTCGACGATCTGCGCCGCATGGCCAAGCGTCGACTGCCGAAGATCGCCTACGACTTCATCGAGGGCGGCGTCGACGACGAGGACGGGCTGGACCGGGCAGTCGACGCCTTCCGCAACTGGCGGATCGTGCCGCGCTTCATGGTCGACGTCAGCAAGCGGCAGCAGAAGACCACGCTGTTCGGGCGCGAATATGCCAGCCCCTTCGGCATCGCGCCGACCGGCATCGCCGGCCTCTTCCGGCCAGGTGCCGACATGATGCTGGCGGAGGCCGCGCAGGAGGCCGACATCCCCTTCATCATGTCGGGCACCGCCACCGGCTCGATCGAGGACCTGGCCCGGGTGGCGCCCGGGCATGGCTGGTACCAGCTCTATCCCGCGCGGAACTGGAGCATCTCCGAGGGCATGGTCGCCCGCGCGCGCGATGCCGGCCTGTCGACCCTGGTGCTGACGGTGGACGTGCCCTGCACCTCGAACCGCGAGCGCAACGTGCGCAACGGCTTCGCCCGGCCCCTCAAGATGTCGCTGCGCACCCGGCTCGAGGCGCTGCTGCATCCGGGCTGGATGATGGAGTACATGCGCACCGGCACGCCCATGTTCGACAACTGGGCCACCTATGCCAAGCCGGGCGCCAGCGCCGATGAGGTGGCGGACTTCGTCGTCGCCGAATCCTATCCGCCGCTGACCTGGGCCGATGTCGAGAAGCTGCGGCGCATGTGGCCGCGCAACCTGGTGCTCAAGGGCATCATGCATCCCGACGATGCCACCCGTGCCGCCGACCTGGGCGTCGACGGCATCATGGTGTCGAACCATGGCGCCCGGCAGCTCGACCGTTCGCCCGCCCCGCTCGACGTGCTGCCGGCCGTGGCGGAGGCGGTGGGCGATCGCATGACGGTCATGCTGGATGGCGGCATCCGCCGCGGCAGCGATGCACTGATCGCCCAGTGCCTGGGGGCGAAGTTCGTCTTCATGGGGCGGGCCACGCTCTATGCTACGGCCGCCGCCGGCAAGCCCGGTGCCGCCCGTGCCATCGCCATCCTGAAGCGCGAGATCGACCTGGCGATGGCACAGATGGGCTGCCCCAGCATCGACCGCCTGGGGCCGGACTTCCTGATGTGGGACCGGCCGGAGGATCGCCTGCGCAACCGCCGGGTCTGA
- a CDS encoding ABC transporter ATP-binding protein — translation MTPILETANVFRTFQVGTGFLKPKRPLHAVNGVTLRLAKGEVLGLVGESGCGKSTLAKMLLGLLPPTSGDILISGQAISGLDRRATARRIQPIFQDPYSSLNPRKTIGDIIQLPLKVHRVGTSAEWPAKVREMMDMVGLPHRYAGNYPSQLSGGQRQRVAIARALIMRPELVICDEPTSALDVSVQSQILNLLLDLQRELGLTYLLISHNLAVVEHMANRVAVMYLGRIVEEAATDQLFDNPQHPYTQALLASVLTPEPGLGVPDANLGATFPNPIDPPSGCTFHPRCPHAMPVCRTIAPKPIANATGHVECHLYDAEMKKAS, via the coding sequence ATGACCCCGATCCTGGAGACCGCCAACGTCTTCCGCACCTTCCAGGTCGGCACGGGCTTCCTGAAGCCCAAGCGGCCGCTGCATGCGGTGAACGGCGTCACGCTCCGGCTGGCCAAGGGCGAGGTGCTGGGGCTGGTCGGCGAATCCGGCTGCGGCAAGTCCACGCTGGCCAAGATGCTGCTGGGGCTGCTGCCGCCCACCTCGGGCGACATCCTGATCTCGGGCCAGGCGATCTCGGGCCTCGACCGGCGGGCCACGGCTCGGCGCATCCAGCCGATCTTCCAGGACCCCTATTCCTCGCTCAACCCACGCAAGACTATCGGCGACATCATCCAGCTGCCGCTGAAGGTGCATCGCGTCGGCACGTCGGCCGAGTGGCCGGCCAAGGTGCGCGAGATGATGGACATGGTGGGCCTGCCCCACCGCTATGCCGGCAACTATCCGAGCCAGCTGTCCGGCGGCCAGCGCCAGCGCGTGGCCATCGCGCGCGCGCTCATCATGCGGCCAGAGCTGGTCATCTGCGACGAGCCGACGTCGGCGCTGGACGTCTCGGTCCAGTCGCAGATCCTCAACCTGCTGCTCGACCTGCAACGGGAACTGGGGCTGACCTACCTGCTGATCAGCCACAACCTGGCGGTGGTCGAGCACATGGCCAACCGGGTCGCCGTCATGTATCTCGGCCGCATCGTCGAGGAAGCGGCGACCGACCAGCTCTTCGACAACCCCCAGCACCCCTACACCCAGGCGCTGCTGGCCTCCGTGCTGACGCCGGAGCCGGGCCTGGGCGTGCCCGACGCCAATCTCGGCGCCACCTTCCCCAACCCGATCGACCCGCCGTCGGGCTGCACCTTCCACCCGCGCTGCCCGCACGCCATGCCGGTATGCCGGACGATCGCGCCCAAGCCGATCGCCAACGCGACCGGGCATGTGGAATGTCACCTGTATGATGCGGAGATGAAGAAGGCCTCTTGA
- a CDS encoding ABC transporter substrate-binding protein — MIKQWATAASAAALALAIGAPEAAAQKSKDTLRIAWEQTVENVDNYYNTNREGILFSRMVWDTLVDRDPKTFKTIPNLATAWKWVDDRTLEMELRQGVKFHNGEEFDADDVVFTLNYISNPENKVINQSNVSWIEKAEKLDKFKIRIITKKPFPAALEFLTIPIVMYPNEYYAKVGPKEMGLKPVGTGPYKATKIVPTKEYTLERWEGHFEGGSKPHAKIKNIVIRTIPEMSTQIAELLAGGLDWIWYVPVDQADRLETVPSLQVVRAETMRIGYIGMDAAGRTSTKALQDVRVRQAIAHAIDRPAIVKNLIGGKSRVLDAPCFPTQFGCDNTVAAKYPYNPAKAKELLAAAGYKDGFEMEFFAYRPRDWSEAILGYLNAVGIKPKLTQMTYFAVRDKNHANATPSYFMDWGSYSINDVSAILPNFFGGSGDDYARDAEVKGWLEAGGATVDEAARKENYSKAIKKITEQAYWLPMFTFVTNYGMTKDLNFEAFADELPRYYLYGWK, encoded by the coding sequence ATGATCAAGCAATGGGCAACCGCTGCATCCGCGGCGGCGTTGGCACTGGCGATCGGGGCGCCGGAAGCGGCAGCGCAGAAGTCCAAGGACACGCTGCGGATCGCCTGGGAACAGACGGTCGAGAACGTCGACAACTATTACAACACCAACCGCGAAGGCATCCTCTTCTCGCGCATGGTGTGGGACACGCTGGTCGACCGCGATCCCAAGACCTTCAAGACGATCCCCAACCTCGCCACCGCCTGGAAGTGGGTCGACGACCGCACGCTCGAGATGGAGCTGCGCCAGGGCGTGAAGTTCCACAACGGCGAGGAGTTCGACGCCGACGACGTCGTCTTCACGCTGAACTACATCTCGAATCCCGAGAACAAGGTCATCAACCAGTCCAACGTGAGCTGGATCGAGAAGGCCGAGAAGCTCGACAAGTTCAAGATCCGGATCATCACCAAGAAGCCGTTCCCGGCGGCGCTCGAGTTCCTGACGATCCCGATCGTCATGTACCCGAACGAGTACTATGCCAAGGTCGGCCCCAAGGAGATGGGCCTGAAGCCGGTCGGCACCGGCCCCTACAAGGCCACCAAGATCGTCCCCACCAAGGAATACACGTTGGAGCGGTGGGAGGGGCATTTCGAGGGCGGCTCCAAGCCCCACGCCAAGATCAAGAACATCGTCATCCGCACCATCCCGGAGATGTCGACCCAGATCGCCGAGTTGCTGGCGGGTGGACTCGACTGGATCTGGTACGTGCCGGTCGACCAGGCCGACCGCCTGGAGACGGTCCCGTCGCTCCAGGTCGTGCGCGCCGAGACCATGCGCATCGGCTATATCGGCATGGATGCCGCCGGCCGCACCTCGACCAAGGCCCTGCAGGACGTACGCGTCCGCCAGGCGATCGCGCACGCCATCGACCGGCCGGCGATCGTCAAGAACCTGATCGGCGGCAAGTCCCGCGTGCTGGATGCGCCGTGCTTCCCGACCCAGTTCGGCTGCGACAACACCGTCGCCGCCAAGTACCCCTACAACCCCGCCAAGGCCAAGGAACTGCTCGCCGCCGCCGGCTACAAGGACGGCTTCGAGATGGAGTTCTTCGCCTACCGCCCGCGTGACTGGTCGGAGGCGATCCTGGGCTATCTGAACGCGGTCGGCATCAAGCCGAAGCTGACGCAGATGACCTACTTCGCGGTGCGCGACAAGAACCACGCCAACGCCACCCCGTCCTACTTCATGGATTGGGGCTCCTACTCGATCAACGACGTGTCGGCGATCCTGCCCAACTTCTTCGGCGGCAGCGGCGACGACTATGCCCGCGACGCCGAGGTGAAGGGCTGGCTGGAAGCCGGCGGCGCCACGGTCGACGAGGCGGCACGCAAGGAGAACTACTCCAAGGCGATCAAGAAGATCACCGAGCAGGCCTACTGGCTGCCGATGTTCACCTTCGTCACCAACTACGGCATGACCAAGGACCTCAACTTCGAGGCCTTCGCCGACGAGCTGCCGCGCTACTACCTCTACGGCTGGAAGTAG
- a CDS encoding ABC transporter permease: MAATSTVFGAGRLSPELMLAPSPGALLRRRIFGHRSLMFGIIVLGLMVIVALGAFFVAPHDPYAQSLASRRIPPIWHAWFWDNPKAGWEHVLGTDKVGRDYLSRLIYGARISLVIGIATMLISGIIGTTLGVMAGYFGGRVDLVVTFLITTRLSMPVVMVALAVVALYGSSLEVVILVLGFLLWDRFAVVMRSVTMQARSLDYVTAAQAIGCTTPYILLREILPNILNSLVVVATVEMANAILLEAALSFLGLGVQPPLPSWGLMLSEAKEDMFFSPWMITLPGICLFLLVLSINLLGDGVRDVTAPENRN; this comes from the coding sequence ATGGCTGCGACCTCCACCGTGTTCGGCGCCGGCCGCCTGTCGCCCGAACTGATGCTGGCCCCCAGCCCGGGCGCGCTGTTGCGGCGGCGCATCTTCGGCCACCGCAGCCTGATGTTCGGCATCATCGTGCTGGGCCTGATGGTGATCGTGGCTCTCGGCGCCTTCTTCGTGGCGCCGCACGATCCCTATGCCCAGAGCCTCGCCAGCCGCCGCATCCCGCCCATCTGGCATGCCTGGTTCTGGGACAATCCCAAGGCCGGCTGGGAGCATGTGCTGGGCACCGACAAGGTCGGCCGCGACTATCTCTCGCGGCTCATCTATGGCGCCCGCATCTCGCTCGTCATCGGCATCGCGACGATGCTGATATCGGGCATCATCGGCACGACGCTGGGGGTGATGGCGGGCTATTTCGGCGGCCGGGTCGACCTCGTCGTCACCTTCCTCATCACCACCCGCCTGTCGATGCCCGTCGTCATGGTGGCGCTGGCGGTGGTCGCCCTCTATGGCAGCTCACTGGAGGTGGTGATCCTGGTGCTGGGCTTCCTGCTATGGGACCGCTTCGCCGTCGTCATGCGCAGCGTCACCATGCAGGCGCGCTCGCTCGACTACGTCACCGCGGCCCAGGCGATCGGCTGCACCACCCCCTACATCCTGCTGCGCGAGATCCTGCCCAACATCCTGAACTCGCTCGTGGTGGTGGCGACCGTCGAGATGGCCAACGCCATCCTGCTGGAGGCGGCCCTGTCCTTCCTGGGCCTGGGCGTGCAGCCGCCCCTGCCCTCCTGGGGCCTGATGCTGTCCGAGGCCAAGGAGGACATGTTCTTCAGCCCCTGGATGATCACGCTCCCCGGCATCTGCCTCTTCCTGCTGGTGCTGTCGATCAACCTGCTGGGCGACGGCGTGCGCGACGTGACCGCACCCGAGAACCGCAATTGA